The Brassica oleracea var. oleracea cultivar TO1000 chromosome C7, BOL, whole genome shotgun sequence sequence CGGAGCGAGAGGAGAGAGGGTAGCAAGTCTCGTCGGAAGGAGGGACTGGCCGGCCGTACGTCACGGTGATGTCATAGCCTCCGCTATACGGCGTCGGATCGTAGTCGTTGAAGTCATCCACGTCATCGTCGTTGCTGGTGTAGTACGGCATCTCGTCTCAGATTTGATTATTTTGGGATATCTCTCTTTCTCTCTCTCGCTCTATTATAACTAACTTGTAAAACAGATCTCACATTGGTTGCTCAGTTCGTTATCCCCCCTGTTTACTTGGCGACCACTACGCGCGGGAAAAGTCAATGCTGCCACGTGGATTTTTATCTCTGTTGTCTAAGTCAAAAAGTATCGATGTGGCAGGTCCGGTCAGGTCGGACCGCAAACCATATTGTATACTCTTACCGACAAACTTGGGAACCTTTTGGGTTTTGGGCTAATGGCTACGGTAACACTGGGCTAAAGATTCCCCTTTCAAACTACGGAGTGAATTTACAAATAATTGTAAGTACAGGGATGTTTTAGTAATAAAAAATAATTAACCTCATCAATAGATGAAAAAGAAGAAGAACTACAAAAAAAAAAAAAAAAAAAAAGGNNNNNNNNNNNNNNNNNNNNNNNNNNNNNNNNNNNNNNNNNAAAAAAAAAAAAAAAAAAAACAGGACACAGATGGTGATCGAACAATACGACACCTACAAGCCGAGTTAAAAGCATCTCCCTTTTCACCAATCGAACAAAAACCCACCAAGATTCTGCCGCAAATCGACGCAACTAGATTATTTTTAGGATACCATTACTAGGTTTTCGTCACTAGATAGAGAGAGAGATAAGAAAGGGAGAGGATGGCGACGGCTCGAGTGGTGTTGGTTGCGCAGGATGGTACCGGTGATTACCGCTCCGTTCAGGACGCAATTGACTCGGTTCCTCTTGGAAACACTTGTCGTACTGTCATCCGCATCTCGCCTGGGATCTACAGGCAGCCGGTGTACGTGCCCAAGAGGAAAAACTTCATTACTTTCGCCGGAATCTCCCCGGAAATCACCGTTCTCACTTGGAACAACACCGCTTCCAAGATTGAGCATCACCAGGTTTATCTGAATTCTGAAAACCTTGCTTTTTTTAGCAGCACGTGAATCACTCTGATGGGTTGTTTGTGTGAAGGCGTCTAGAGTCATAGGGACGGGAACGTTTGGGTGCGGGAGTGTTATTGTCGAAGGAGAAGACTTTATAGCTGAGAACGTTACTTTTGAGAACTCTTCTCCTGAGGTAAAGTCTGTTACTTTTTTTCACTTTTTATAACTAGAAAAATCCCTCAGGTTTAGACAAAGTTTACAACTTGTTTCATCATTTCTGTGTGGTGAATATCTGGTAGAACTGTATTGTTGATTTTCTACTGCTGTTAAGACTTAAAACTAGGCTCATCTTTTTCTTTACTCAAAATTCATTTTAAAGAATATTTGGTAATGCTTGTTTTGTAAATGAAGATTTACTAGTTTTGTCTTTTTTTGACCCTTGTACTTGTTATGTATAGGGATCAGGGCAGGCTGTGGCGATAAGAGTCACTGCTGACCGTTGTGCCTTTTATAACTGTCGGTTTCTCGGCTGGCAGGTTTCTCTATATTCAGATAACTTCAAATGTTTTGTATTTACTCTATAAATCTTCGTGTTGGTTTGTTCATTGTTCTTCAGCTCTCTTTAATGTATTGTTGTTGTCGTTTGTTTTTGGCACTTTTATCGAATTGTCTTTGCATATATAATAATATATATACTGAAATCGATATGCTTGTCAAGTTTAGGTGTGTACTTTGTGGTATATTGCAAGTAGGGTTATCCCATTTTCTTTAAGTTTATTGCAAACCGTGAAATGCAGGATACATTGTATTTGCACCATGGGAAACAATATCTGAAAGACTGCTACATCGAGGGAAGCGTGGATTTCATATTTGGAAACAGCACGGCACTCTTGGAACACTGCCACATCCACTGCAAGTCTCAGGGCTTTATTACAGCACAAAGCCGCAAAACGTCTCAGGAAGCTACTGGTTACGTATTCCTAAGGTCTGCTTTTATGTCCTAGAGGATTATTTATCTTCTTTGCCCTTGTATATTTTTGCCAAAGCAAACTCAGCTTCCACATACTTGTTGCAGATGTGTGATCACGGGCAATGGTCAGAGTGGGTATATGTACCTCGGAAGGCCGTGGGGACCGTTCGGGAGAGTGGTCCTTGCATACACTTACATGGATGCGTGTATCAGAAACGTTGGCTGGCATAACTGGGGAAACGCAGAGAATGAGAGAAGTGCTTGCTTTTATGAGTACAGGTACATCATCTGAGATCTCTTTACTGTACCAAGTTGTAATCAAGAAACAAATGGTTGATGATGTTTTATACGCAGGTGCTTTGGTCCGGGTAGCTGCTCGTCTGGACGGGTTACCTGGTCGAGAGAACTGATGGATGAAGAAGCTGGACACTTTCTGCACCATAGTTTTGTGGATCCAAATCAGGACCGGCCTTGGTTGTGTCTGAGAATGGGAGTGAAGACACCATATTCTGCGTAGAGTACTTGAATAAATGTTGTACTTTGTCACTGAGGCGTTGAATAACAAAGGATTCTGGAGAACCACCTACTTGTAAACCAATTACTCAACTTGGTATTATCTCTGTCCTATGAATAAGATGCCAAAGTCTCAGTTGAATTGTACTGTGCCACTTATTTCTTCTCGTTAGCGTTGTTGTTTGTTCCCCATATTTGTTAAACGTCAGGTTTGTATTATATCGTACAGTTTATTAAAATATACGGTGTAAATTATACCAAATGGGCGTTTGGTCTAGTGGTATGATTCTCGCTTAGGGTGCGAGAGGTCCCGAGTTCAATTCTCGGAACGCCCCAACTTTTTTTTTTCCTTTCTATTTTTTTTTTTGGTGGAATATTTCCTACTTTCTGTTTTTGTTCTCACAAATCAACTTTTTTTTTTTTTTTTCTGTCTTACTCTTCTTACCAACTGTGATTCAGATTCTTAATTATCACTTAACGGATTTTGATGAATTTGGTGGAGAACACGAAGCAAAAGGTTAACATGAGCTTCATCTGACAAAATCTAGACTATAGCAAATCCATTGACCAGAGTAACTGTGTTTAGAAGAGTGACAAGAAAATAACATAGATCGATGTAGAAGCAGAGGAGGCTTTATTCATCTGGTGATTTTGAAATACAAGATAAAGATAATGGCGAGGAAATAATAATACTTCACTTAACAAGACCAGTTTTGAATTAGTTTTGCTGTTAGGTTCTTAATATCTAAGGAGTCGGGACACACATCGGGGTACTTTACATGATAACAGTAATGAAAAACGAGGAGTTCTCTGTGAAGAAGCAACAAAGAGAAAAAGGTGTTTCTTTCGTCATACCCAATCTGAGTATTGTGAATGGTTGGTTAGTTACTGAGGCAGCTCGAGATCGGGTCTTCGATCAAAAGCATCACTGGTGGACTCATCTGGAAATGCGTCTGGATACGTAGCCATAATCTTACTTTTGATGCTCCTGAAACATGGGAGAGGACTTGTGAGCGAGAGCCTTTGTAAGAAATTAAAAAAAACAAAAAGTCCTTGGAGGAGTCATAACCTTAGTTTCAAGAAGATGTAATCAAGATCGGCTTTCATGGATTTCAAAAGACGAGTGTTTCTAGAGAACTCCAAGGACACATCAGCGAAGCAATTCTCAGCAAAGTCGTTGTAATGGGAGAGAACTGCATTGCTATCCTGTAGCCTCCCCAATCTACCCAAGCAAGCAATGAAAAATCAAATAATCATCATTTCCAAAAAAAAAAAAAAAAAAGAGACTATTATAACATACATGAGGTGCTGCAAGTGTCTGAGAGAATTGAGATCATGTGCATTAACAAGAGTTTTGAATTCTTCAGAGACTTGTTGCGAAGCTTCTCTTATTGGTTCTTCCATTGTCTCGTCTCTCTCGCGACTCCTGAATCAGAGTTTTGATATTCAAAGTCTCCCAGGAATCAAAACGTTCGAGAACTTTCTTTCAAATAGATTAAACGATGATATCTAAATCGAAACACTGAACTGCAATCGAGTACAGTATCAAACGAACTCGAATACGTAATCGGCTCACCTTGTTCTACCCAGCGATCGAAGCAAGTGCGAGATTTGTTGTACAACTCTTGTTTTCTGCTAGGGATTTGATTTGATTCGGTTTCTATCGAAAAGGTTTACAACTCCGTTCTATCCGGTTCGGTTTTGATTATTCAAATTTCCGGTTCGAAATCTCACTTACTAGCAACATCTACCTATCTATCTATTCTATTAAACTAGGAACATGACCTATTGATATAGTTATGGTCCAATTATTTTAATATAATTATTAAAAAAATTTATTAATCGCTTAAGAAAAATATTATACAAAAAAGACACAAATATGACTAAAAACACTAATATTTATTCTATTAAAACACCAGTGTGATCAATTGATAAAAGTAGGGTCCAACTATTATTTAAATAATCTATTCTATTAAAACAGGAACATGACATATTGATATAGGTATGATCTAACTATTTTAATACAATTATTAAAACCTCTTATTAATCATTTAAAAGAAATACTATACAAAAAAACACAAATATGACTAAAAACATAAATATAAAAATTAAATTTTTTAAAAAATATATAAAACAAAAAATAAACCCTCTCTTTTAAGGACAGATCAAAATTTAGTCCATTCTATTAAAACAACAATGACCAATTGATAAAAGTAGAGTCTAACTTATTTTTTTTAATTATATTTAAATAGTTATCTAAATATCATATAATCGCCTTCTAAATGTAACTGCCTCTACATAATTTTAGTTTTGGATTAATTAGTAATTACCCATTATGTGGGCCACCTTATCTATTAAAACAGAAGTCACAACTTTGATTCATGTGTGATTTTTTTTAAAAATAGACCTAATGGACATATTCCTAGAAAGTCATATAAGGGCGGATCAAAATCTAGTCAATTCAATTAAAACAACAATGACCGATTGATAAAAGTAGGGTCTAACTTATTTTTTAATT is a genomic window containing:
- the LOC106306822 gene encoding pectinesterase 31 isoform X2, with the translated sequence MATARVVLVAQDGTGDYRSVQDAIDSVPLGNTCRTVIRISPGIYRQPVYVPKRKNFITFAGISPEITVLTWNNTASKIEHHQGSGQAVAIRVTADRCAFYNCRFLGWQDTLYLHHGKQYLKDCYIEGSVDFIFGNSTALLEHCHIHCKSQGFITAQSRKTSQEATGYVFLRCVITGNGQSGYMYLGRPWGPFGRVVLAYTYMDACIRNVGWHNWGNAENERSACFYEYRCFGPGSCSSGRVTWSRELMDEEAGHFLHHSFVDPNQDRPWLCLRMGVKTPYSA
- the LOC106304142 gene encoding kxDL motif-containing protein 1; protein product: MEEPIREASQQVSEEFKTLVNAHDLNSLRHLQHLILGRLQDSNAVLSHYNDFAENCFADVSLEFSRNTRLLKSMKADLDYIFLKLRSIKSKIMATYPDAFPDESTSDAFDRRPDLELPQ
- the LOC106306822 gene encoding pectinesterase 31 isoform X1, encoding MATARVVLVAQDGTGDYRSVQDAIDSVPLGNTCRTVIRISPGIYRQPVYVPKRKNFITFAGISPEITVLTWNNTASKIEHHQASRVIGTGTFGCGSVIVEGEDFIAENVTFENSSPEGSGQAVAIRVTADRCAFYNCRFLGWQDTLYLHHGKQYLKDCYIEGSVDFIFGNSTALLEHCHIHCKSQGFITAQSRKTSQEATGYVFLRCVITGNGQSGYMYLGRPWGPFGRVVLAYTYMDACIRNVGWHNWGNAENERSACFYEYRCFGPGSCSSGRVTWSRELMDEEAGHFLHHSFVDPNQDRPWLCLRMGVKTPYSA